The Candidatus Limnocylindria bacterium DNA segment CCAGCTCGGTAGGAGGATCTGGCGCCCGATCCGAGCGATGTCGGCCGTCACCGCGACACCGTCGCTGGACGCCGGGCCGCCTCGAGCAGCGAGACGACCTCCTCGTCGCGTACGGGCTCGAAGTCATCGAAGTAGAGGCCGACCGCGGCCATGTCGGACGGCTCGAGCACGCAAACGAGATCATCGACCTCGCGGCGCAGCTCGATCGCGGTCCCAGCGGCGCACACCCCGACCGCGAGAACGATGCGGCGTGCTCCGAGTTTTCGCAGCGACGCGATGGCGGCGCGTGCCGTTACGCCCGTCGCGACGCCGTCA contains these protein-coding regions:
- a CDS encoding phosphoribosyltransferase family protein, which gives rise to DLELVIERESAELLRRERRYRSGRAPLDVRGRTVILVDDGVATGVTARAAIASLRKLGARRIVLAVGVCAAGTAIELRREVDDLVCVLEPSDMAAVGLYFDDFEPVRDEEVVSLLEAARRPATVSR